The following proteins come from a genomic window of Streptomyces sp. Sge12:
- a CDS encoding AfsR/SARP family transcriptional regulator translates to MLGPLVVQTDDGPLRINGRRQGTVLAMLVLYADRIVSVDTLVDAVWPESPPATARNQIAICMATLRKTFKQAGVTDLLITSPPGYLLAKGEHRIDVQEFMERAEQGRDAARHGRTEEACTHFEEALSIWRGSALDEPSGSRLEAETTRLEQMRLALVEERAGLMLQLGRHRALTGELTELVARHPLREQCREHLMLALYRSGQRAEALEVFLQGRRLLTEQLGIEPGPGLRQLHDLILRDSPELTRPPAVAAPAPAALNTIPAQLPADVMAFTGRQREMTSLDRLLKEPYNPHTPALATIVGVGGVGKTALAVHWASQVADQFPDGQLFADLRGYDEEHAPVSPAAVLDRFLRALGIGAPQIPPDADERASLFRSLLSTRKTLIVLDNVRSFHQLRPLLPGGGRSVVLATSRESLGDLTGDYTALTIRLRMLEPTEATALLIKLAGADRFGSDPVAVEQLGALCDCLPLALRIAGARLAAKPGLSVRSLVARLRDHRSRLDVLSPGEGGVRAGFRLTYRDLAPEAARMYRRLGLLRTADFAAWAGAAVLDTDVWHAEELIDHLVDAQLLEVADAEPGRVTRYRFQDLLRLFARERAESDEPEGETDAALDRAFAAWVWLAEEAHRRIDGREFPVGRDPAPAPHFLVEPADELLAAPMDWFESERTAVADLVGHAAETGRARYAWTLTESTVPHFETKNYLEDWQRCAELALASARRTGDQPGEATMLRLLGSLAIYQRRYEQAEGWNMAALRLLRNTGDVGGAALAQRNLAMCARFQGDWERALEFCEAALAGFHASGDIGNEAHLLGFQAQIELDRGNMGGALPLAERAVALSRRTGSVRAEAQSVYRLAEVRLRAGDLGEAAEAFDAVLRLTRGEGDRVGEAHALRGLGQTQWSQGLLSAAGGTLQQALEITEELADRFLYARVETDLGCVEAIGGRLTQAAERFRRARAAFGEVGAQPWRAQAARLLAAVQSAAGEPGGGGRPVAGGAVGSAEPPHRSFTAAELTVLLTRPED, encoded by the coding sequence GTGCTGGGGCCGCTGGTCGTCCAGACCGATGACGGTCCGCTGCGCATCAATGGCCGGCGCCAGGGCACCGTCCTCGCGATGCTGGTCCTCTATGCCGACCGGATCGTTTCGGTCGACACCCTGGTGGACGCCGTCTGGCCGGAATCTCCTCCGGCGACGGCGCGCAACCAGATCGCCATCTGCATGGCCACCCTGCGCAAGACCTTCAAACAGGCCGGGGTGACCGATCTGCTGATCACCTCTCCCCCGGGCTACCTGCTGGCCAAGGGCGAGCACCGGATCGACGTCCAGGAGTTCATGGAGCGGGCCGAGCAGGGCCGGGACGCCGCCCGGCACGGACGGACCGAAGAGGCCTGCACGCACTTCGAGGAGGCCCTGAGCATCTGGCGGGGTTCCGCACTGGACGAGCCGTCCGGCTCCCGGCTGGAGGCGGAGACCACCCGGCTGGAGCAGATGCGGCTCGCACTGGTGGAGGAACGCGCCGGGCTGATGCTCCAGTTGGGCCGGCACCGCGCGCTCACCGGTGAACTCACCGAGCTGGTGGCCCGGCACCCGCTGCGCGAGCAGTGCCGCGAACACCTCATGCTGGCCCTGTACCGGTCGGGGCAGCGGGCCGAGGCCCTCGAAGTGTTCCTCCAGGGGCGCCGGTTACTCACCGAGCAGCTCGGGATCGAACCGGGTCCCGGACTGCGGCAGCTGCACGACCTGATCCTGCGCGACTCCCCCGAACTGACCCGGCCCCCCGCCGTGGCGGCCCCCGCGCCCGCGGCCCTGAACACCATCCCGGCGCAACTGCCCGCCGACGTCATGGCGTTCACCGGCCGGCAGCGGGAGATGACCTCCCTGGACAGGCTCCTGAAGGAGCCCTACAACCCGCACACCCCGGCGCTGGCGACCATCGTCGGCGTGGGCGGCGTGGGCAAGACCGCCCTCGCGGTGCACTGGGCGAGCCAGGTCGCCGACCAGTTCCCGGACGGCCAGCTCTTCGCCGACCTGCGCGGCTACGACGAGGAGCACGCGCCGGTGTCCCCCGCCGCCGTGCTCGACCGGTTCCTGCGCGCCCTCGGCATCGGCGCGCCGCAGATCCCGCCGGACGCCGACGAGCGGGCCTCGCTGTTCCGGAGCCTGCTCAGCACCCGCAAGACACTGATCGTGCTGGACAACGTACGTTCCTTCCACCAGCTCAGACCCCTGCTCCCGGGGGGCGGCCGCAGCGTGGTGCTGGCCACCAGCCGGGAGAGCCTGGGCGACCTGACCGGGGACTACACGGCCCTGACCATCCGGCTGCGGATGCTGGAGCCGACCGAGGCGACGGCCCTGCTCATCAAGCTCGCCGGGGCCGACCGCTTCGGCAGCGACCCGGTGGCGGTGGAACAACTCGGCGCACTGTGCGACTGCCTCCCGCTCGCACTGCGGATCGCCGGGGCGCGCCTGGCGGCCAAACCGGGCCTGAGCGTACGGAGCCTGGTGGCGCGGCTGCGCGACCACCGGTCCCGGCTCGACGTACTGAGCCCGGGCGAGGGCGGGGTGCGGGCCGGCTTCCGGCTCACCTACCGGGACCTGGCCCCCGAGGCGGCGCGCATGTACCGCAGGCTCGGGCTGCTGCGCACGGCGGACTTCGCCGCGTGGGCGGGAGCGGCCGTACTGGACACGGACGTCTGGCACGCCGAGGAGCTGATCGACCACCTCGTCGACGCGCAGCTGCTGGAGGTCGCCGACGCGGAGCCGGGGCGGGTCACCCGTTACCGGTTCCAGGACCTGCTGCGGCTCTTCGCCCGTGAGCGGGCGGAGTCCGACGAGCCCGAGGGCGAGACCGACGCCGCGCTGGACCGGGCCTTCGCGGCCTGGGTCTGGCTGGCGGAGGAGGCGCACCGGCGGATCGACGGCCGGGAGTTCCCGGTGGGCCGGGACCCCGCGCCGGCACCCCACTTCCTGGTGGAGCCGGCCGACGAGCTGCTGGCCGCGCCGATGGACTGGTTCGAGTCGGAGCGCACGGCGGTGGCGGACCTGGTGGGCCACGCGGCGGAGACCGGGCGGGCCCGGTACGCGTGGACCCTGACCGAGAGCACGGTCCCGCACTTCGAGACGAAGAACTACCTCGAGGACTGGCAGCGTTGCGCCGAGCTGGCGCTGGCCTCGGCCCGGCGCACCGGCGACCAGCCGGGCGAGGCGACGATGCTGCGGCTGCTGGGCTCGCTGGCGATCTACCAGCGGCGGTACGAGCAGGCCGAGGGCTGGAACATGGCCGCGCTGCGGCTGCTGCGCAACACCGGGGACGTGGGCGGGGCGGCGCTCGCCCAGCGGAACCTGGCCATGTGCGCGCGGTTCCAGGGTGATTGGGAGCGGGCCCTGGAGTTCTGCGAGGCGGCGCTCGCCGGTTTCCACGCGTCGGGAGACATCGGGAACGAGGCCCATCTGCTGGGTTTCCAGGCGCAGATCGAGCTGGACCGGGGCAACATGGGTGGCGCGCTGCCCCTCGCGGAGAGGGCGGTGGCGCTGAGCCGGCGTACCGGATCGGTACGGGCCGAGGCGCAGAGCGTGTACCGGCTGGCCGAGGTGCGGCTGCGGGCGGGGGACCTGGGCGAGGCCGCGGAGGCCTTCGACGCGGTACTGCGGCTGACCCGCGGCGAGGGCGACCGGGTCGGGGAGGCGCATGCGCTGCGGGGACTGGGCCAGACGCAGTGGAGCCAGGGCCTGCTGTCAGCGGCGGGGGGAACGCTGCAGCAGGCCCTGGAGATCACGGAGGAGCTGGCGGATCGTTTCCTGTATGCCCGCGTGGAGACCGATCTCGGATGTGTGGAGGCGATCGGCGGCCGCCTGACACAGGCGGCGGAGAGGTTCCGGCGGGCACGGGCCGCGTTCGGGGAGGTCGGCGCGCAGCCGTGGCGGGCGCAGGCGGCCAGGCTGCTGGCCGCGGTCCAGAGCGCGGCGGGCGAGCCGGGTGGTGGGGGCCGGCCGGTCGCCGGGGGCGCCGTGGGCTCCGCCGAGCCGCCGCATCGTTCCTTCACGGCGGCGGAGTTGACCGTACTGCTGACGCGTCCGGAGGACTAG
- a CDS encoding MarR family winged helix-turn-helix transcriptional regulator, whose translation MTRKGESGEAEAFSRAAVAVFRLNGRFTAALDRLALVFGLSAARWQILSTVTGESLSVSEVARRVGTTRQSVQRIADLLVQQGLAVYLDNPAHRRAKLLTATEQGVAAKREIDSCLAELARQLCEHLGGEDEVHRTAEVLRGLSGALSSIGSGNSA comes from the coding sequence TTGACGCGCAAGGGGGAGTCCGGGGAGGCCGAGGCCTTCAGCCGCGCCGCCGTGGCGGTCTTCCGGCTGAACGGCCGGTTCACCGCGGCCCTCGATCGGCTCGCGCTCGTGTTCGGCCTGAGCGCCGCACGGTGGCAGATACTGAGCACGGTGACGGGGGAATCACTGTCCGTGTCCGAGGTCGCCCGGCGGGTGGGGACCACCCGGCAGAGCGTGCAGCGCATAGCGGACCTCCTGGTGCAGCAGGGGCTCGCCGTCTACCTGGACAATCCGGCGCACCGGCGGGCGAAGCTGCTCACCGCCACCGAGCAGGGAGTCGCCGCGAAACGGGAGATCGACTCCTGCCTCGCCGAGCTGGCCCGGCAGTTGTGCGAGCACCTCGGCGGCGAGGACGAGGTGCACCGTACGGCCGAGGTCCTGCGGGGTCTGTCCGGCGCGTTGTCGTCGATCGGATCCGGCAACTCTGCGTGA
- a CDS encoding AfsR/SARP family transcriptional regulator: MLGPVEVRRDGRRVAISGAKLHTVLAALLVAREEVISDERLCRLLWGWAPPATVSAQLYTYVSRLRKILGDDVLIDRRPPGYAMSIGNATLDLTEFEKLALSGREALIAEDFEKAGELLRGALARWNGQPFANATEYLADAEAPRLTEARAVTLEHRIAADLALGRHEQLTGELTGLVAEFPLRERIRCQLMTALCRSGRQADAIHLYHHGRAVLADELGVNPGEELRATYRALLEGTLDRQPRPAAVVVSGGRREGPERTAGAPAMLPPDTVDFTGREPELELLCRALAPDGQGSGRPRRVLVTGMAGLGKTALAVHAAHRCQRHFPDGQLYADLRAPDGTPRHPTRVLRRLLRALGPAEEVPATEDQDQLVRLYRERTRGRQLLIVLDNASGAAQLGPLLPNTPEPAVLVTGRTALPTVAGAHTVALAPLAPRDSLELLSAAAGPARVAAAPGAASAIVEHCAGLPLALRIVGTRIAARPHSTPDRLARRLADPVTRLRELHSGDLDVHTSLLPSWRALDPEVRAVFPALAALGPQPFPAADAAMALGLPEAEAERLLEALADAALLEVSGADEWGQPCYLFHPLVRLFALSLAEGAAPDCAPAARTEHNRRLTHRP; this comes from the coding sequence GTGCTCGGGCCAGTCGAGGTACGGCGGGACGGCCGCCGGGTCGCGATCTCCGGGGCGAAGCTGCACACCGTGCTCGCGGCGCTCCTCGTGGCACGTGAAGAGGTGATCTCCGACGAACGGCTGTGCCGGCTGCTGTGGGGCTGGGCTCCGCCGGCCACCGTCAGCGCACAGCTCTACACCTATGTTTCCCGCTTGCGCAAGATTCTCGGCGACGATGTTCTGATCGATCGTAGGCCGCCCGGATATGCCATGAGCATCGGTAATGCGACCCTCGACCTGACGGAATTCGAGAAGCTGGCACTCAGTGGTCGTGAGGCATTGATCGCGGAGGACTTCGAAAAGGCCGGTGAGCTGCTGCGCGGCGCCCTGGCCCGGTGGAACGGACAGCCCTTCGCCAACGCCACGGAATACCTCGCCGACGCCGAGGCGCCCCGGCTGACCGAGGCCCGGGCGGTCACCCTGGAGCACCGCATCGCCGCGGACCTCGCGCTGGGCCGGCACGAGCAACTCACCGGTGAACTCACGGGCCTCGTCGCCGAGTTCCCGCTGCGCGAGCGCATCCGGTGCCAGCTGATGACCGCGCTGTGCCGCTCCGGGCGGCAGGCGGACGCCATCCACCTCTACCACCACGGCCGGGCGGTGCTCGCCGACGAGCTGGGCGTGAACCCGGGCGAGGAGCTGCGGGCCACCTACCGGGCGCTGCTGGAGGGCACGCTCGACCGGCAGCCGCGCCCCGCCGCCGTGGTGGTGTCCGGTGGCCGGCGGGAGGGCCCGGAGCGTACGGCCGGCGCCCCGGCCATGCTGCCGCCCGACACGGTGGACTTCACGGGCCGGGAGCCCGAGCTGGAGCTGCTGTGCCGCGCGCTGGCCCCCGACGGGCAGGGCTCCGGCCGGCCCCGCCGGGTCCTGGTCACCGGCATGGCCGGGCTCGGCAAGACGGCCCTCGCGGTGCATGCCGCCCACCGCTGCCAGCGGCACTTCCCCGACGGGCAGTTGTACGCCGACCTGCGCGCCCCGGACGGAACGCCCCGGCACCCCACCCGGGTGCTGCGCCGGCTGCTGCGCGCGCTGGGACCTGCGGAGGAGGTACCGGCCACCGAGGACCAGGACCAGCTGGTGCGGCTCTACCGGGAGCGGACCCGGGGCCGGCAGCTGCTGATCGTGCTGGACAACGCCTCCGGGGCCGCCCAGCTGGGTCCGCTGCTGCCCAACACCCCGGAGCCGGCGGTCCTGGTCACCGGGCGGACGGCGCTGCCCACCGTGGCGGGGGCGCACACCGTGGCCCTGGCGCCCCTCGCGCCCCGGGACTCGCTGGAGCTGCTCTCGGCCGCGGCCGGTCCCGCCCGGGTGGCCGCCGCGCCCGGCGCTGCGTCCGCGATCGTCGAGCACTGTGCCGGTCTGCCCCTGGCCCTGCGGATCGTCGGGACCCGGATCGCCGCGCGGCCGCACTCCACCCCGGACCGGCTCGCCCGCAGACTGGCCGATCCCGTCACCCGGCTGCGGGAGCTGCACTCGGGGGACCTGGACGTGCACACCTCGCTGCTGCCGTCCTGGCGGGCACTGGACCCCGAGGTGCGGGCGGTGTTCCCGGCGCTGGCCGCGCTCGGCCCGCAGCCGTTCCCCGCGGCGGACGCGGCGATGGCGCTGGGCCTGCCGGAGGCCGAGGCCGAGCGGCTGCTGGAGGCGCTGGCCGACGCGGCCCTCCTGGAGGTCAGCGGCGCGGACGAGTGGGGCCAGCCCTGCTACCTGTTCCACCCGCTCGTACGGCTCTTCGCGCTCTCCCTGGCCGAGGGGGCCGCGCCCGACTGCGCACCCGCCGCCCGTACGGAACATAACCGGCGGCTAACCCACCGCCCCTAG